In Streptomyces sclerotialus, the DNA window GACCTGATGTCGACACCTCCTACGACGGACTCCGTGAGCATCGTGAGTGGTATGGCTGGGGTATTCTCGGGCTTCAAGGCTCGGGTGCTGGACATCTCCCGCCGCGAGGGGGTCGATCCCCGCGACGTCTTCTTCGAACTGGGCAGGCGGCAGGTGGTCGCCGGGCAGGAGGACCTCATCGTCGACATCGTCATGGACCTGCGGAACAACACCGGGGTCCGCAAGGACGACGAAGATCGGCGGGACGCGGCCAGGCACTGACCGGGCCGTGTCGTGAGGCGCGGGGGAAGGCCGGGGCAGTCCACCCGACAACGACTATTGCGTGCTGCGAGAATCGATTCTATGAACGAGTTGGCCAAGCTGAATGACGTCCGCCGCCAGGAGGTGATCGCCCTCCGCGACGCCGTCAAGGAACGACGACGGAGCTCGGTTCCCCCGGCCGCCGCGGAATATCCGCTGGCCAGCCTCAAAGCGCGCATCACCCAGGTACTGCTCGAGCGGTCCGGGCGCGCCGAGATCCCGTGGGAGGTCGACATCCTCGACCGTACGCGGTTCGGCGCCGACCTGGCGGTGCGGGTGACCGGTCTCCTCAAGGAGAGCGGTGCCAAGGAGTACATCGCCTCGCATGTGCCGTGGATCGTCGAGGCCCTGCGCTCCCCCTTGCTGAGCGATGCGGTGAGCGAGGTCAGTCAAAAGGGTATTTACGTCAACGTCCGGTTGACCGATGGCTGGTACCTACGCGCTGTTCAGTCGATCATCGACCTGGGCGATCGGTTCGGGCACAACGACCGCCGGTCCGACCGCACACAGATCGTGGACTATTCCTCGCCCAACGTGGCTAAGGTGCTGCACGCTGGCCATCTCCGATCCACCATGATCGGCCACGTACTGGGCAATCTCTACGAGGCCTGCGGTGCACTGGTCTACCGGGTCAACCACATCAACGACTTCGGCGGCTTCGGCTTCATGCTGGAGGGGTACCGCCGGTTCGAGTCCCTCTTCCCCACGGGGATGGAGAACAATGACCGGTTGCTGGCGATCTACTCCATCCGGCGCACCCTGGAGCGGACCGTGGCCTCCGGCGCAGACCTGGACACGGTCGCGGAGGCGGACCGCGAGGTCATCGCCACCTACTTCCCGGGAGTGACCGGAGCGGAGGCCCTGCGCAAGACCTACGAGGATTTCATCGCCGCGTCCGACGCACGCTTCGAGCGGCTGGAGGCAGGCGACCCGGACGAGGTCGCGCTCTGGCTGCGCATGGTCGAGTGGAGCCTGGCGGACTTCCAGTCGTTCTACGCGGCGCTGAACATCCACATCGACTTCACCATCGGGGAGAGCTTCTACCTCGACGCCGGTAACGAGGTGGTGGACGAGGCGATCCGCAGCGGCCGGGCCTATGTGCTCACCGAAGAGATGGTGAACGAAGAGGTCGCGAAGCTCGACCGCGCGGTCAACGCCGGGGAGATGACCCCCGAGGTGCGCGCCAAGTCCGCCGCTCTTTTGGAGAAGGACCTCGGCGCGGTCGTGGTGCCGTTGCCGGGAGGCGAGCGTCTGGTGGTCCGGCGCTCCGACGGCCGCAGCATCTACGCCACCCGTGACGTGGGCGCAATCAAGCTGCGGCGCGACATCTTCGACCCGACCGACATCAACTATGTGGTGGGCCAGGAACAGCGGGTCCACTTCTCCCGGCTGTTCCAGGCCGCCGAGGTTCTCGGTCTGGCCAAGCCCGGGGAGTTGAACCTCAAGCACACCTACTTCGGCTTCTACGTCGATGCCGAGACCGGTAAGAAGCTCTCCAGCCGTGACAGCGTCGCCGGCGTCAACGAACTGCTCAGCGAGTCCGTCAAGCACTACCGCGCCAAGACGGCCGGGAGCGGCGGGATGACGGACGAGGAAGTCGACCAGGCCGCCCACCAGCTCGCAGTCGGCTCGGTGGTCTTCAACGACCTCAAGAGCGACATGAAGGGCACGGTCAACATCGTCAAGGGTGACCTGGCCCCGACCATCGCCGCGTTCGAGAAGTCGGGTGGCGCCTATGTCGTCTACTCCGCCTGCCGGGCCCGGTCGATCCTGCGCAAGTACAACCGGCCGCTGCCGCAGGCCGCTGACATCGCCTCCTTCGACGTCAGCGACCAGGAAGCACTGCTGCTCCTCAGGCTCCTGGAGTTCCCCGAGAAGGTGGCCAGGGCGGCTGATGAGGACAACCCCTCCATCCTGGTCCGGCACCTGCTCGACATCGCCGGGATCTACAACTCCTACTACGCCAGCGCCCCTGTGCTGGAAGGCGACCGGGCGAACGAGTTCCGGCTGCTAATCACCAAGTCCGTGCAGTCGGTGCTGGTCAACGGGCTGAGCCTGTGCCATGTCGAGTGCCCGCCCAAGATCTGATACGAGAGAGAGGCTCTTCTGTGGGCAGGTTGACGGGCCGCAGGGCCGTCATAACGGGTGGCGCCAACGGGATAGGCCGGGCCATCGCCACAGCCTTCGCTCGTGAGGGCTGCGACGTGTTCTTCACCGCGCGTGCCGATGAGGACGCAGCCCGGTCCGTCCGTGCAGAGCTGCGCGAGCACGGTGTGCGTGCCGACTACATGCTGCTGGACGGCGCGGACCCCGACAGCGCCACGCGGCTGCTGGACACGACAGCCGAGACGCTGGGGCTCGCCGACATCCTGGTGAACAATGCGGGCACGGCTACCCGGACCGGATTCCTCGACCTGACATTCGAGGAGTACGAGCGGGTCATGGCGGTCAATCTCCGCTTCCCGTTCTTCACCACCCAGGCGTTCGCCGCTCGGCTGCGCGCTGCCGACACCCCGGGCAGCGTGATCAACATCAGCTCGATCAGCGCCACTAAGGCCATCAGTGCCATGGCCCACTATCAGTCCAGCAAGGCAGGCCTGTCGATGCTGACCCGTAGTGCGTCCTACGAGCTGGCCCCGTTCGGCATCCGCGTCAACACCATCTCCCCCGGGCTGACCGCCACGAACGCCAATGCCGTGCAGTGGCGGGACGACCCCGACCTCTGGCGGGAGCGGGGCAAGGACATCCCGCTGGGACGGACCGGCAATCCGGAGGATCTCGCCGGTGCCGCCATCTTCCTGGCGTCCGACGAGTCCGCGTGGATGACCGGCGGCGACATCGTGGTGGACGGTGGAGAGGCGGCAGTGTGACCGCGTGGGCACCGCTGCTGATAGACGGCCCGGAGCAGGAGCGGGATGACCGGGTCCTGCCGGTCATCGACGCCCTGGGAGAGGCGTTCCGTGCGCTGCGGGCCGGGCAGGCCCAGTCGGCCGCCCGCACCCTGTTGCAGAGCGGTGCTGAGCCGCCGGCCCAGCTGCTGGTCAGCCCGGCGGTCTGGGAGCAGCGCAAGGTTGCTGGCCTGAAGGTCACCACCCTCACTCCGGACAATCCGGACCGTGGGCTGCCGCTGATCCACGGCATCGTGAATCTGGTCGATCTGGAGACGGGTCGGGTGGCGGCGCTCCTGGACGGGGCCGCGCTGACCGCCGTCCGTACCGGGGCGGTCGCCGGCCTGGCCACGCGGCTGTGTGCGCGGCCGGACGCCGGCGATCTCGCGATCATCGGTGCGGGAGTGCAGGCCCGGGCGTTGCTGCGGACGATGGCCGCGGTGCGCCCGGTCCGGTCGGTGCGGCTGTACTCCCGGACCCGCCGCGGGGCAGAGGCATTCGGTGACTGGATCCGTGACCGTCTCGGCCCGGATGTCGCGGTCACCGTCTGCGACGATGCCCGTACGGCAGTCCGTGACGCCGAGATCATCTGCACGGCGACCTCCACCGACAGTACGACGCCCGTGATCGAGGCCGACTGGGTGACGCCCGGCGCGCATCTCAACGTCATCGGCGGCACGCACGAGGACGCTCTTGAGATCGCTCCGGAGCTCCTGGCAACGGCCTTTGTGGCGGTGGAGACGAAGGATGCCGCGCTG includes these proteins:
- a CDS encoding ornithine cyclodeaminase family protein; this encodes MTAWAPLLIDGPEQERDDRVLPVIDALGEAFRALRAGQAQSAARTLLQSGAEPPAQLLVSPAVWEQRKVAGLKVTTLTPDNPDRGLPLIHGIVNLVDLETGRVAALLDGAALTAVRTGAVAGLATRLCARPDAGDLAIIGAGVQARALLRTMAAVRPVRSVRLYSRTRRGAEAFGDWIRDRLGPDVAVTVCDDARTAVRDAEIICTATSTDSTTPVIEADWVTPGAHLNVIGGTHEDALEIAPELLATAFVAVETKDAALEDAGEIRSAFSRGIIEAEHLHELGELLDGETEPVPGRTTLFRSVGLAIEDTAAAAALYDAARAAE
- the argS gene encoding arginine--tRNA ligase domain-containing protein → MNELAKLNDVRRQEVIALRDAVKERRRSSVPPAAAEYPLASLKARITQVLLERSGRAEIPWEVDILDRTRFGADLAVRVTGLLKESGAKEYIASHVPWIVEALRSPLLSDAVSEVSQKGIYVNVRLTDGWYLRAVQSIIDLGDRFGHNDRRSDRTQIVDYSSPNVAKVLHAGHLRSTMIGHVLGNLYEACGALVYRVNHINDFGGFGFMLEGYRRFESLFPTGMENNDRLLAIYSIRRTLERTVASGADLDTVAEADREVIATYFPGVTGAEALRKTYEDFIAASDARFERLEAGDPDEVALWLRMVEWSLADFQSFYAALNIHIDFTIGESFYLDAGNEVVDEAIRSGRAYVLTEEMVNEEVAKLDRAVNAGEMTPEVRAKSAALLEKDLGAVVVPLPGGERLVVRRSDGRSIYATRDVGAIKLRRDIFDPTDINYVVGQEQRVHFSRLFQAAEVLGLAKPGELNLKHTYFGFYVDAETGKKLSSRDSVAGVNELLSESVKHYRAKTAGSGGMTDEEVDQAAHQLAVGSVVFNDLKSDMKGTVNIVKGDLAPTIAAFEKSGGAYVVYSACRARSILRKYNRPLPQAADIASFDVSDQEALLLLRLLEFPEKVARAADEDNPSILVRHLLDIAGIYNSYYASAPVLEGDRANEFRLLITKSVQSVLVNGLSLCHVECPPKI
- a CDS encoding SDR family NAD(P)-dependent oxidoreductase, which gives rise to MGRLTGRRAVITGGANGIGRAIATAFAREGCDVFFTARADEDAARSVRAELREHGVRADYMLLDGADPDSATRLLDTTAETLGLADILVNNAGTATRTGFLDLTFEEYERVMAVNLRFPFFTTQAFAARLRAADTPGSVINISSISATKAISAMAHYQSSKAGLSMLTRSASYELAPFGIRVNTISPGLTATNANAVQWRDDPDLWRERGKDIPLGRTGNPEDLAGAAIFLASDESAWMTGGDIVVDGGEAAV